The proteins below are encoded in one region of Qipengyuania sp. HL-TH1:
- the rpsC gene encoding 30S ribosomal protein S3, with product MGQKSNPIGLRLQINRTWDSRWYAEGRDYAKLLSEDIKLRKHIVDSLPQAAISKVVIERPAKLCRISIYAARPGVIIGKKGADIEKLRTKLSSMTDSEVKLNIVEIRKPEIDAKLVAQGIADQLIRRVAFRRAMKRAVQSALRLGAEGIKIVCGGRLGGAEIARVEWYREGRVPLHTLRANVDYAEAEALTAYGIIGIKCWIFKGEILAHDPTAQDRLMMEAQTSGVRPAR from the coding sequence ATGGGCCAGAAGAGCAATCCGATCGGTCTGCGCCTGCAGATCAACCGCACCTGGGACAGCCGCTGGTACGCCGAAGGGCGCGACTATGCCAAGCTGCTCAGCGAAGACATCAAGCTGCGCAAGCACATCGTCGACAGCCTGCCGCAGGCAGCGATCTCGAAGGTCGTGATCGAACGTCCGGCCAAGCTGTGCCGCATTTCGATCTATGCCGCCCGTCCGGGCGTCATCATCGGCAAGAAGGGCGCGGACATCGAAAAGCTGCGCACCAAGCTGTCGAGCATGACCGACAGCGAAGTGAAGCTGAACATCGTCGAAATCCGCAAGCCGGAAATCGATGCCAAGCTCGTCGCCCAGGGCATTGCCGACCAGCTGATCCGCCGTGTCGCCTTCCGCCGCGCCATGAAGCGCGCTGTGCAGTCGGCTCTCCGCCTTGGCGCGGAAGGCATCAAGATCGTGTGCGGCGGCCGTCTCGGCGGTGCTGAAATCGCGCGTGTCGAATGGTATCGCGAAGGCCGCGTTCCGCTCCACACGCTGCGTGCCAACGTCGACTATGCGGAAGCCGAAGCGCTGACCGCCTACGGGATCATCGGCATCAAGTGCTGGATCTTCAAGGGCGAAATCTTGGCGCATGACCCGACCGCCCAGGACCGCCTGATGATGGAAGCCCAGACCTCGGGCGTCCGTCCGGCGCGCTGA
- the rplV gene encoding 50S ribosomal protein L22 — translation MSKQKAPRRVADNEALAVATTIRGSAQKLNLVAGLIRGKKAEEALNILAFSKKAMAKDATKVLASAIANAENNHNLDVDALVVAEASVGKSITMKRFHTRGRGKSTRILKPFSRLRIVVREQEEA, via the coding sequence ATGAGCAAGCAGAAAGCACCCCGTCGCGTGGCGGACAACGAGGCGCTGGCCGTCGCTACCACGATCCGTGGTTCGGCGCAGAAGCTCAACCTCGTTGCCGGCCTGATCCGCGGCAAGAAGGCCGAAGAGGCGCTCAACATCCTCGCTTTCTCGAAGAAGGCGATGGCGAAGGACGCCACCAAGGTTCTTGCATCGGCGATCGCCAATGCGGAAAACAACCACAACCTCGATGTCGACGCACTGGTCGTTGCCGAGGCTTCGGTGGGCAAGTCGATCACGATGAAGCGCTTCCACACGCGTGGTCGCGGCAAGTCGACGCGCATCCTGAAGCCGTTCAGCCGCCTTCGTATCGTCGTTCGCGAGCAGGAAGAGGCGTAA
- the rpsS gene encoding 30S ribosomal protein S19: MARSVWKGPFVELSLLKKAETAQDAGANKPIKTWSRRSTILPQFVGLTFNVYNGHKFIPVSVSEEMVGHKLGEFAPTRTFPGHAADKKGKR, encoded by the coding sequence ATGGCTCGTTCCGTCTGGAAAGGTCCGTTCGTCGAGCTCAGCCTTCTCAAGAAGGCTGAGACCGCTCAGGACGCGGGTGCCAACAAGCCGATCAAGACCTGGTCGCGCCGTAGCACCATCCTGCCGCAATTCGTTGGTCTGACGTTCAACGTCTACAACGGTCACAAGTTCATCCCGGTCTCCGTTTCGGAAGAGATGGTCGGCCACAAGCTCGGTGAGTTCGCACCTACGCGTACTTTCCCGGGTCACGCCGCCGACAAGAAGGGCAAGCGCTGA
- the rplB gene encoding 50S ribosomal protein L2 — translation MALKNYKPTSPGRRGLILVDKSGLYKGKPVKSLVEGKRKTGGRNNKGHVTSRGMAGGHKQKYRYVDFKRRKWDVEGTVERLEYDPNRTAFIALVKYTDGELAYILAPQRLAVGDKVIAAEKCDTKPGNAMLLGQMPVGTICHNVEMKPGKGGQIARAAGSYVQLVGRDRGMVIVRLNSGEQRYLRADCMGTVGAVSNPDNQNQNLGKAGRRRWMGIKPLTRGVAKNPVDHPHGGGEGRTSGGRHPVTPWGKPTKGARTRKNKQTDKMIIRSRHAKKKR, via the coding sequence ATGGCACTCAAGAATTACAAACCCACGAGCCCGGGCCGTCGCGGCCTGATCCTCGTCGACAAGTCGGGGCTCTACAAGGGCAAGCCGGTCAAGTCGCTCGTCGAAGGCAAGCGCAAGACCGGTGGCCGCAACAACAAGGGTCATGTCACCTCGCGCGGCATGGCTGGCGGTCACAAGCAGAAGTACCGTTATGTCGACTTCAAGCGTCGCAAGTGGGACGTCGAAGGGACCGTCGAACGGCTCGAGTATGACCCGAACCGGACTGCGTTCATCGCGCTGGTGAAGTATACCGACGGCGAACTGGCCTATATCCTCGCTCCGCAGCGTCTCGCTGTCGGCGACAAGGTCATCGCTGCCGAAAAATGCGACACCAAGCCCGGCAACGCCATGCTGCTCGGCCAGATGCCGGTCGGCACGATCTGCCACAACGTGGAAATGAAGCCGGGCAAGGGTGGCCAGATCGCCCGCGCTGCAGGGTCCTACGTTCAGCTGGTCGGCCGTGACCGCGGCATGGTCATCGTGCGTCTCAACAGCGGCGAGCAGCGTTACCTGCGCGCCGACTGCATGGGCACCGTTGGCGCCGTGTCGAACCCGGACAACCAGAACCAGAACCTGGGCAAGGCCGGTCGTCGTCGCTGGATGGGCATCAAGCCGCTGACCCGCGGTGTCGCCAAGAACCCGGTCGACCATCCGCATGGCGGCGGTGAAGGCCGCACCAGCGGTGGCCGTCATCCGGTCACTCCGTGGGGCAAGCCGACCAAGGGCGCCCGTACCCGCAAGAACAAGCAGACGGACAAGATGATCATCCGTTCGCGCCACGCGAAGAAGAAGAGGTAA
- a CDS encoding 50S ribosomal protein L23, whose amino-acid sequence MAKKQEVEARHYDVVLAPHITEKATLASEHNAVVFKVANDATKPQIKEAIEAIFGVKVMGVNTIVTKGKTKRWKGRPYKRTDMKKAIVTLKDGDSIDVTSGI is encoded by the coding sequence ATGGCTAAAAAGCAGGAAGTGGAAGCGCGTCACTACGACGTCGTGCTCGCACCGCACATCACCGAGAAGGCCACGCTGGCGTCGGAACACAACGCCGTCGTCTTCAAGGTCGCCAACGATGCCACCAAGCCGCAGATCAAGGAAGCGATCGAGGCGATCTTCGGTGTCAAGGTAATGGGCGTGAACACCATCGTGACGAAGGGCAAGACCAAGCGCTGGAAGGGCAGGCCCTACAAGCGCACGGACATGAAGAAAGCCATCGTCACCCTGAAAGACGGCGATTCCATCGACGTCACCAGCGGTATCTGA
- the rplD gene encoding 50S ribosomal protein L4 gives MKVKVQKIDGKASGDIELNDDVFGIEPRADILHRVVTWQLENRRGTARPTRERSDVARTGKKWGRQKGGGTARHGDRAAPIFIGGGKAHGARKRDFEQSLNKKVRALGLKMALSSKAKDGLVVIDSLELTDAKTKALKAHFDKAGWNGKILVIDGESVNDGFSKAASNLPGVNVLPAMGANVYDILKHDTLVLTKDAVEKLEARFNG, from the coding sequence GTGAAGGTGAAGGTCCAGAAAATCGACGGCAAGGCGTCGGGCGACATCGAATTGAACGATGACGTGTTCGGTATCGAGCCGCGCGCCGACATCCTGCATCGTGTTGTCACCTGGCAGCTCGAGAACCGCCGCGGCACCGCCCGCCCGACGCGTGAGCGTTCGGACGTGGCGCGCACCGGCAAGAAGTGGGGTCGCCAGAAAGGCGGCGGCACGGCTCGTCACGGTGATCGCGCTGCTCCGATCTTCATCGGCGGCGGTAAGGCTCACGGCGCGCGCAAGCGTGACTTCGAGCAGTCGCTGAACAAGAAGGTCCGGGCACTCGGTCTCAAGATGGCTCTGTCGAGCAAGGCGAAGGATGGCCTCGTTGTCATCGACAGCCTCGAACTGACGGACGCCAAGACCAAGGCGCTCAAGGCTCACTTCGACAAGGCTGGCTGGAACGGCAAGATCCTCGTGATCGACGGCGAAAGCGTCAATGACGGTTTCAGCAAAGCTGCCAGCAACCTGCCCGGCGTCAATGTGCTGCCGGCCATGGGTGCCAACGTTTACGACATCCTGAAGCACGACACGCTGGTCCTCACCAAGGACGCGGTCGAAAAGCTGGAGGCCCGTTTCAATGGCTAA
- the rplC gene encoding 50S ribosomal protein L3 has product MRTGVIAKKVGMTRLFQEDGRHVPVTVLALENCQVTAHRTADRDGYFAVQVGSGEAKQKNVNKPQREAFAKAGVELKMKVAEFRVEAEDALLPVGARISAEHFIAGQKVDITGHTQGKGFAGAMKRWGFGGLRATHGVSLSHRSHGSTGNRQDPGRVFKGKKMAGHMGDRQRTQQNLEIVRTDADRGLLFVKGSVPGAKNGWLLVKDAVKIDHGELPFPGVMYRNRDEFEHEEAAAGLVESSAEHEVGTEVSADQQAKLLKEQDAGADTESTTDTPAADTGADDSKEG; this is encoded by the coding sequence ATGCGCACTGGCGTTATCGCAAAGAAAGTCGGGATGACCCGCCTCTTCCAGGAGGACGGTCGGCACGTGCCGGTTACCGTTCTTGCGCTGGAAAATTGCCAGGTTACCGCTCACCGTACTGCCGATCGCGATGGTTACTTCGCGGTCCAGGTCGGTTCGGGCGAAGCCAAGCAGAAGAACGTCAACAAGCCGCAGCGCGAAGCCTTTGCCAAGGCGGGCGTCGAGCTGAAGATGAAGGTCGCGGAATTCCGTGTCGAGGCCGAGGATGCTCTGCTTCCCGTCGGCGCGCGTATTTCGGCTGAGCACTTCATTGCCGGCCAGAAGGTCGACATCACCGGTCACACGCAGGGCAAGGGCTTTGCCGGCGCGATGAAGCGCTGGGGCTTCGGTGGTCTGCGGGCTACCCACGGCGTTTCGCTCTCGCACCGTTCGCATGGTTCGACGGGTAACCGCCAGGATCCGGGTCGCGTGTTCAAGGGCAAGAAGATGGCCGGCCACATGGGCGACCGTCAGCGCACCCAGCAGAACCTCGAGATCGTCCGCACCGACGCCGATCGCGGCCTGCTCTTCGTCAAGGGCTCGGTCCCGGGGGCGAAGAACGGCTGGCTGCTGGTCAAGGACGCGGTCAAGATCGACCACGGTGAACTGCCGTTCCCGGGCGTGATGTATCGCAACCGCGACGAGTTCGAGCATGAAGAAGCCGCTGCAGGCCTGGTCGAGAGCTCGGCCGAGCACGAAGTCGGGACGGAAGTTTCCGCCGACCAGCAGGCCAAGCTGCTCAAGGAACAGGACGCCGGTGCCGACACCGAATCCACCACCGATACGCCCGCAGCCGACACCGGCGCGGACGATAGCAAGGAGGGCTGA
- the rpsJ gene encoding 30S ribosomal protein S10 gives MEAQNIRIRLKAFDHRVLDQATGEIADTARRTGALIRGPIPMPTRIEKFTVNRGPHIDKKSREQFEVRTYKRLLDIVQPNAQTVDALMKLDLAAGVNVEIKLA, from the coding sequence ATGGAAGCTCAGAATATCCGCATTCGCCTCAAGGCGTTCGACCATCGCGTTCTCGACCAGGCAACTGGCGAAATCGCCGACACCGCGCGTCGTACGGGTGCTCTTATTCGTGGCCCCATTCCCATGCCGACGCGTATCGAGAAGTTCACCGTGAACCGCGGCCCGCACATCGACAAGAAGTCGCGCGAGCAGTTCGAGGTGCGTACCTACAAGCGGTTGCTCGACATCGTGCAGCCCAACGCCCAGACCGTCGACGCGCTGATGAAGCTCGACCTGGCCGCGGGCGTGAACGTGGAAATCAAGCTCGCCTAA
- the tuf gene encoding elongation factor Tu has product MAKEKFERNKPHVNVGTIGHVDHGKTTLTAAITKVMAETYGGAAVDFANIDKAPEERERGITISTAHVEYETDARHYAHVDCPGHADYVKNMITGAAQMDGAILVVNAADGPMPQTREHILLSRQVGVPALVVYLNKVDQVDDEEILELVELEVRELLSAYDFDGDNIPIIKGSALAALEGRDDNIGKESIIELMKAVDEHIPQPERPVDQAFLMPIEDVFSISGRGTVVTGRVETGVVNVGDECEIVGIKDTTKTTVTGVEMFRKLLDRGEAGDNIGALIRGVAREDVERGQVLAKPGSVTPHTEFSAEVYVLSKDEGGRHTPFFANYRPQFYFRTTDVTGEVILPEGTEMVMPGDNVTINVKLIAPIAMDEGLRFAIREGGRTVGSGVVANITK; this is encoded by the coding sequence ATGGCGAAGGAAAAGTTCGAGCGCAACAAGCCGCACGTCAATGTTGGTACCATTGGTCACGTCGACCACGGTAAGACCACGTTGACTGCGGCGATCACGAAGGTGATGGCCGAAACCTATGGCGGTGCAGCGGTTGATTTTGCAAACATCGACAAGGCGCCCGAAGAGCGCGAGCGCGGCATCACTATCTCGACCGCACACGTCGAATACGAAACCGACGCACGTCACTATGCGCACGTCGACTGCCCGGGTCACGCCGACTACGTGAAGAACATGATCACCGGTGCCGCCCAGATGGACGGCGCAATCCTGGTCGTGAACGCAGCCGACGGCCCGATGCCCCAGACCCGCGAGCACATCCTGCTTTCGCGTCAGGTCGGCGTTCCGGCTCTCGTTGTGTACCTGAACAAGGTCGACCAGGTCGACGACGAGGAAATCCTCGAGCTCGTCGAACTGGAAGTTCGCGAACTGCTTAGCGCCTACGACTTCGATGGCGACAACATTCCGATCATCAAGGGCTCGGCTCTGGCCGCTCTCGAAGGCCGTGACGACAACATCGGCAAGGAATCGATCATCGAGCTGATGAAGGCTGTTGACGAGCACATTCCGCAGCCGGAACGCCCGGTCGACCAGGCGTTCCTGATGCCGATCGAAGACGTGTTCTCGATCTCGGGTCGTGGTACGGTTGTCACCGGCCGTGTCGAAACCGGCGTTGTGAACGTTGGCGACGAATGCGAAATCGTCGGAATCAAGGACACCACCAAGACGACCGTCACCGGCGTTGAAATGTTCCGCAAGCTGCTCGATCGCGGCGAAGCCGGCGACAACATCGGTGCCCTGATCCGCGGCGTTGCCCGTGAAGACGTCGAGCGTGGCCAGGTCCTCGCAAAGCCCGGTTCGGTTACGCCGCATACCGAGTTCAGCGCCGAAGTTTACGTCCTGTCGAAGGACGAAGGCGGCCGTCACACGCCGTTCTTCGCCAACTATCGTCCGCAGTTCTACTTCCGCACCACCGACGTCACCGGCGAAGTGATCCTTCCCGAGGGCACCGAAATGGTGATGCCGGGCGACAACGTGACGATCAACGTCAAGCTGATCGCACCGATCGCCATGGACGAAGGTCTGCGCTTCGCAATCCGCGAAGGCGGCCGCACCGTCGGCTCGGGCGTCGTGGCGAACATCACGAAGTAA
- the fusA gene encoding elongation factor G: MAREYPLERYRNIGIMAHIDAGKTTTTERILYYTGKSYKIGEVHDGAATMDWMEQEQERGITITSAATTTFWQNEDGKGEKHRINIIDTPGHVDFTIEVERSLRVLDGAVAVFDGVAGVEPQSETVWRQADKYGVPRMCFINKLDRTGADFYYCVQSIIDRLGATPLVLYLPIGAESDLSGVVDLVNNRGIVWENDGLGADFKYVDIPADLADKAAEYREKLIETAVEQDDDVMEAYLEGEEPDAATLKKLIRKGTMARDFVPVICGSAFKNKGVQPLLDAIVDYMPSPLDVPAIKGVLPDSDEEDTRASSDDAPFSALAFKIMNDPFVGSLTFTRIYSGHLTKGSVLNSVKDKKEKIGRMLLMHSNNREDIDEAFAGDIVAIAGLKETTTGDTLCDASKPIILERMEFPEPVIELSVEPKTKADQEKMGVALNRLAAEDPSFRVTTDHESGQTIIKGMGELHLDILVDRMKREFKVEANVGAPQVAYREYLGKPVDVDYTHKKQSGGSGQFGRVKVKITPGERGQGFVFEDSIKGGNIPKEYIPAIEKGFREQAESGHLVGFPIIDFTVELYDGAYHDVDSSAIAFEIAGRGAMREVADRAGIKLLEPIMKVEVVTPEDYLGDVIGDLNSRRGQIQGTDSRGNAQAVEANVPLANMFGYVNELRSFTQGRAQYSMQFSHYDEVPANVAAEVKEKLA; the protein is encoded by the coding sequence ATGGCTCGCGAATATCCGCTGGAGCGGTACCGCAACATCGGCATCATGGCCCACATCGATGCCGGCAAGACCACCACGACCGAGCGTATCCTCTACTACACCGGCAAGTCCTACAAGATCGGCGAAGTCCATGACGGCGCCGCGACGATGGACTGGATGGAGCAGGAGCAGGAACGCGGCATCACCATCACCTCGGCCGCGACGACCACGTTCTGGCAGAACGAGGACGGCAAGGGCGAGAAGCACCGCATCAACATCATCGACACCCCCGGGCACGTCGACTTCACCATCGAAGTCGAACGCTCGCTGCGCGTGCTCGACGGTGCGGTGGCGGTGTTCGACGGCGTGGCCGGGGTCGAACCCCAGTCCGAAACCGTCTGGCGCCAGGCCGACAAGTACGGCGTCCCGCGCATGTGCTTCATCAACAAACTCGACCGCACCGGCGCCGATTTCTACTATTGCGTCCAGTCGATCATCGACCGTCTCGGCGCGACCCCGCTGGTGCTGTATCTCCCGATCGGCGCGGAAAGCGATCTGTCGGGCGTGGTCGACCTCGTGAATAACCGCGGTATCGTCTGGGAAAACGACGGTCTCGGCGCTGACTTCAAATATGTCGACATCCCCGCCGACCTCGCTGACAAGGCCGCCGAATATCGCGAAAAGCTGATCGAAACCGCCGTCGAACAGGACGACGACGTGATGGAAGCCTATCTCGAAGGCGAGGAACCCGATGCGGCGACGCTCAAGAAGCTGATCCGCAAGGGCACCATGGCGCGCGACTTCGTGCCCGTGATCTGCGGTTCGGCGTTCAAGAACAAGGGCGTCCAGCCCCTGCTCGATGCGATCGTCGATTACATGCCGTCGCCGCTCGACGTTCCGGCCATCAAGGGCGTCCTGCCCGACAGCGATGAGGAAGACACGCGTGCATCGTCCGACGATGCGCCGTTCTCCGCGCTCGCGTTCAAGATCATGAACGATCCTTTCGTGGGCTCGCTCACCTTCACCCGTATCTATTCGGGTCACCTCACCAAGGGCAGCGTCCTGAACTCGGTGAAAGACAAGAAGGAAAAGATCGGCCGCATGCTGCTGATGCACTCGAACAACCGCGAAGACATCGACGAGGCATTCGCCGGCGATATCGTCGCGATTGCCGGCCTGAAGGAAACCACCACCGGCGATACGCTGTGTGATGCCTCCAAGCCGATCATCCTCGAGCGCATGGAATTCCCCGAGCCGGTTATCGAACTGTCGGTGGAACCCAAGACCAAGGCCGACCAGGAAAAGATGGGCGTCGCGCTCAACCGCCTGGCCGCCGAGGATCCCAGCTTCCGCGTCACCACCGATCACGAATCGGGCCAGACGATCATCAAGGGCATGGGCGAGCTTCACCTCGACATTCTCGTCGATCGCATGAAGCGCGAATTCAAGGTCGAAGCCAATGTCGGCGCGCCGCAGGTCGCTTACCGCGAATATCTCGGCAAGCCGGTCGACGTCGATTACACCCACAAGAAGCAGTCGGGTGGCTCGGGCCAGTTCGGGCGCGTCAAGGTCAAGATCACCCCGGGTGAGCGCGGCCAGGGCTTCGTGTTCGAAGACAGCATCAAGGGCGGTAACATTCCGAAGGAATACATCCCGGCCATTGAGAAGGGTTTCCGCGAGCAGGCCGAAAGCGGCCATCTCGTCGGCTTCCCGATCATCGACTTCACCGTCGAACTGTATGACGGTGCCTACCATGACGTCGACTCGAGCGCGATCGCGTTCGAAATCGCCGGCCGTGGCGCCATGCGCGAAGTCGCTGACCGTGCCGGCATCAAGCTGCTCGAACCGATCATGAAGGTCGAGGTCGTGACCCCCGAGGACTATCTCGGCGACGTCATCGGCGATCTCAACAGCCGTCGTGGCCAGATCCAGGGCACCGACAGCCGCGGCAATGCACAGGCTGTCGAAGCCAACGTGCCGCTCGCGAACATGTTCGGGTACGTCAACGAGCTGCGCTCGTTCACGCAGGGCCGCGCCCAGTACTCGATGCAGTTCAGCCACTACGACGAGGTCCCGGCAAACGTCGCGGCCGAGGTCAAGGAGAAGCTTGCGTAA
- the rpsG gene encoding 30S ribosomal protein S7, whose translation MSRRRRPEKREILPDPKFGDQVLSKFMNNLMYDGKKAVAEGIVYTALDVVEAKAKANPVEMFHTALENIKPQVEVRSRRVGGATYQVPVEVRPERAQALAIRWLITAARGRPETTMSARLSGELMDAANNRGNAVKKREDTHRMADANRAFSHYRW comes from the coding sequence ATGTCACGTCGTCGTCGTCCCGAGAAGCGGGAAATCCTGCCCGATCCCAAGTTTGGTGATCAGGTGCTGTCGAAGTTCATGAACAACCTGATGTATGACGGCAAGAAAGCCGTCGCCGAAGGCATCGTCTACACCGCGCTCGACGTGGTCGAGGCCAAGGCCAAGGCGAACCCGGTGGAAATGTTCCACACCGCGCTGGAAAACATCAAGCCGCAGGTCGAAGTGCGTTCGCGCCGTGTCGGCGGTGCGACCTACCAGGTGCCCGTCGAAGTGCGCCCCGAGCGCGCGCAGGCGCTGGCCATCCGCTGGCTGATCACCGCGGCGCGCGGGCGTCCGGAAACCACCATGTCGGCGCGCCTCTCGGGCGAGCTGATGGATGCTGCCAACAACCGCGGCAATGCGGTCAAGAAGCGCGAAGACACGCACCGCATGGCGGACGCCAACCGCGCCTTCTCGCACTACCGCTGGTAG
- the rpsL gene encoding 30S ribosomal protein S12: MPTINQLVRKGRVPQKAKSKVPAMEQNPQKRGVCTRVYTTTPKKPNSALRKVAKVRLTNQREVISYIPGEGHNLQEHSVVLIRGGRVRDLPGVRYHVLRGVLDTQGVKDRKQSRSKYGAKRPK; this comes from the coding sequence ATGCCGACGATCAACCAGCTGGTCCGCAAGGGCCGCGTTCCGCAGAAGGCCAAGAGCAAGGTCCCTGCGATGGAACAGAACCCGCAGAAGCGCGGTGTCTGCACCCGCGTCTACACGACGACCCCGAAGAAGCCGAACTCGGCTCTGCGTAAAGTGGCCAAGGTCCGCCTGACCAACCAGCGCGAAGTCATCTCCTACATCCCCGGCGAAGGCCACAACCTGCAGGAACACAGCGTCGTGCTGATCCGCGGCGGGCGTGTGCGCGACCTTCCCGGCGTGCGCTACCACGTGCTGCGCGGCGTGCTCGACACGCAGGGTGTCAAGGACCGCAAGCAGAGCCGTTCGAAATACGGCGCCAAGCGGCCCAAGTAA
- a CDS encoding SOS response-associated peptidase produces the protein MCNLYRMTKPNSEVARWFDAIDQLGGANFGEEVFPGYPGAVVAEGALVSMTWGFPLSRKGAKGQPLKPKPVNNTRADKLGGFFWRYSFAERRCLIPLTAWAEAEGPKGGKTRSWLSLPDGGLLAAAGVWRESDEWGRCYSMVMTEAAGPAADCHHRMPVILAPDDYGTWTGGDAEAARGLCRPWTGPLALDRTQQPWAGGAAQATLL, from the coding sequence ATGTGCAACCTCTACCGCATGACCAAACCCAACTCCGAAGTCGCCCGCTGGTTCGATGCGATCGACCAGCTGGGCGGGGCGAATTTCGGCGAGGAGGTCTTTCCCGGCTATCCCGGCGCGGTGGTGGCCGAGGGGGCGCTGGTCTCGATGACGTGGGGCTTCCCGCTCAGCCGCAAGGGCGCGAAGGGGCAGCCGCTCAAGCCCAAGCCGGTCAACAATACGCGCGCCGACAAGCTGGGCGGCTTCTTCTGGCGCTACAGCTTCGCGGAACGGCGGTGCCTGATCCCGCTTACGGCGTGGGCGGAGGCCGAAGGGCCAAAGGGCGGCAAGACGCGTAGCTGGCTCTCGCTTCCCGATGGCGGATTGCTCGCCGCCGCCGGGGTCTGGCGCGAGAGCGACGAATGGGGCCGGTGCTATTCGATGGTGATGACCGAGGCGGCGGGCCCGGCGGCCGATTGTCACCACCGCATGCCGGTGATCCTCGCCCCCGATGACTATGGCACGTGGACAGGCGGCGATGCAGAGGCCGCGCGGGGGCTGTGCCGTCCGTGGACCGGGCCGCTGGCGCTCGACCGGACGCAGCAGCCGTGGGCGGGCGGTGCGGCGCAGGCTACGCTCCTGTAG
- a CDS encoding HAD family hydrolase: MSSKFKLLICDLDNTLYDWVHYFVNSFYPMVDEIVRITGVDRNEILDDFREIHQKYHDTEHPFSALELRSLRSAFPFLNDESLRDLIDPALYEFNKARKQHLTLYPGVIDTLNRLRDEGISIVAHSEAKYYSVIDRIIRFELHEYFEAIYCRERSSPSIKKSDRWRASAETRASLEEKIFELEHHERKPAPGVIRDICHARGVTPAETAYVGDSISKDIVMARDAGVFAIWARYGAEHSAEKYERLVRVSHWTKEDIAFEKSLKERVVGAKPDAILGCGFFEILNALGVE, from the coding sequence GTGAGCAGTAAATTTAAATTACTTATCTGCGATTTAGACAACACACTCTATGACTGGGTTCATTATTTCGTCAATTCATTTTACCCCATGGTTGATGAGATAGTTAGGATAACTGGTGTCGATCGGAACGAAATACTTGATGATTTTCGGGAAATTCATCAAAAATACCATGATACAGAGCACCCCTTCTCAGCTCTGGAACTGCGGTCTTTGCGATCAGCCTTTCCATTTCTGAATGATGAAAGTCTACGCGATTTAATAGATCCCGCCTTGTACGAGTTCAACAAAGCCAGAAAGCAACACTTAACTCTGTACCCCGGTGTGATCGATACGCTAAATCGATTGCGAGATGAGGGAATATCAATCGTAGCTCATTCTGAGGCGAAATATTACTCTGTTATTGACAGAATCATACGATTTGAACTTCACGAATACTTCGAGGCAATTTACTGTCGCGAGAGATCAAGCCCCTCCATTAAGAAATCAGATAGATGGCGCGCTTCGGCCGAAACACGCGCAAGCCTCGAAGAGAAAATATTCGAACTCGAACACCATGAACGAAAACCCGCACCAGGGGTAATTAGAGACATTTGTCATGCGCGAGGGGTTACCCCCGCAGAGACAGCCTATGTCGGAGACAGCATATCGAAAGACATAGTAATGGCCCGTGACGCGGGCGTCTTTGCAATCTGGGCGCGATACGGAGCAGAACATTCTGCAGAAAAATATGAGCGACTCGTTCGCGTCTCACATTGGACCAAAGAAGATATCGCATTCGAAAAATCTCTAAAAGAACGCGTAGTTGGCGCAAAACCTGATGCGATACTAGGCTGCGGATTTTTTGAAATACTCAATGCGTTGGGCGTAGAATAG